In Pajaroellobacter abortibovis, the following are encoded in one genomic region:
- the cyaY gene encoding iron donor protein CyaY, translated as MESIIYDRRVEDVFRRLDKGLEKVDCSLVDYNREEDVVKMTFRNGKQCVLNTRRAASQIWLAARAKGWHFSYDEASGQWIDGKHGRMELFSTIASIVQEESGLVLQWGE; from the coding sequence ATGGAATCAATTATTTATGACAGACGCGTGGAAGATGTATTCAGGCGATTGGACAAAGGCCTAGAAAAGGTCGATTGTAGTCTTGTCGATTACAATCGAGAGGAGGATGTCGTAAAGATGACGTTTCGCAATGGAAAGCAGTGTGTTCTCAATACCCGACGAGCTGCTTCTCAGATATGGCTTGCAGCGAGAGCGAAGGGATGGCACTTTTCATATGATGAGGCCAGTGGTCAATGGATCGATGGCAAGCATGGAAGGATGGAACTTTTTTCGACGATTGCATCGATTGTTCAAGAAGAGAGTGGTCTTGTGCTGCAGTGGGGAGAATAA